CGCGTGGTGTATGATGTAAGTTCAAAACCTCCCGCAACCATCGAGTGGGAATAAGCCCGCCCGCTTCTTCATATTTTTTGCATCCAGAAACCCCGTTTTAGGGTAGTTCAATGTCTGTACTGTACAAAACTTTTTTCACTTTAGCTGTTCTTTGCATGGGTCTGCAGCTTCCGCTTGCGGCCCAAACCTACCTCCCGGAATCCGAAGAACGGTTTTCCGAAGGGATGAACCACTACCGCGCACTCAACTTTGAGCGGGCCGCCGAAGCTTTTCGCGAAGCCGGCGATATGCCCGAAGCCCGCCTGATGTTGGGTAACAGCTTGTTTCAGCTCAACAGGCTCGCGGAAGCGACCGACGTGCTGGAAAGCGTGCGAAGTCAGTCTTTCGGAGAGCTCTCCGAAGAAGCGACCTACAGCCTGGCCCTGGTCAAACTCACCGAACGCGCCTACGGTCCCGCATTGGAGTTGCTCACAACGCTAAATCACACCTTTGATCCCGCCCTTGCCGAACAGGCCTCCGGCACCGCGCAGCAATGGGCCCGCTTCCTCACCCTCCGTCAGCGTCTGCAGGCCCTGGACGAAACCACGGATAACGCCACCCGCATCTTCTTACTCGAAACCGGCATTGACGTGCACCCCCGCGATGAAGCCCGGCAGCTCATCACCAAAGCCATGCAGCTCGGGCTGGGCCGGCAGGAAACCAACGCCCTCCGCAGCCGCCTCGACAACCGCATTGCCCGAAATATTAGCGGCCGGACCGTCCGAAACGGCCTCACCGAGTACGAAGTGCCGGAAGGATTTGTGTACCGCATCGCCGTTGTGCTCCCGCAACAGGATCGTGCACACGACGCCTTTGGCGTAAGCCGTGCCATGTTCAACGGACTGCAGCTTGCCGTCAACGAGTACAACCGCACCCAATCGGATACCCGAATCGACCTGCGGCTCTACGACAACACCCCGCCCGAAGACGCACCCGAAGACGAACCCCGCCTCGACGCTTTCTACCGCACCATTGCCGCGCAGGCAGAAGCCTGGCAGCCCGATATGATTTTCGGCCCCCTTTTCAGCGATGAAGCCGCCGTACTTGCCCGCATCGGACAGGCCTACGAAATCCCCGTCATGGCACCCCTCGCCAACTCCGAAGACCTCACCCCGCAGAACCCCTGGATTTTCCAGATGAACCCCACCTTCCGGGAAAGGGGCCGCCTCATGGCTGAAATCGCCGTGCAACATCTCGGACACCGCAAAATCAGCATACTTGTCGACGCCAACTCCATTGGCGTAACCGAAGCCGAAGCCTTCCGGCAGCGGGCCCGCGAACTCGGCGCTGAAATCCCGTACTTCATCCGCGAAGACTTCCAGAACCAGCGTTTCGACATGAGTCCATACAGCAAACTCTTCACCAGCGACCCCATGCTCCTCAACCTGGAAGAAGAAGAGCTGGAAGACTTCCTGTTGACCTGGACGCAAAGCGACGCCCTCTTCATGCCCGTCACCGGCAGCGCAGGCCGCACCGTATTTGAACTGATGATGACACAGCTCATGGCCTTACGCAGCAACGTGCAGGTCATTGGCTCCCAGGAAGTCGGCGGCATGAACCTCAACCAACAGGCAGCCCGCAGGTTCCGCCTGGTGTACAGCGAAGTCTTCGACAAAGACCCCGAACATCCGCTTGCCGATGTATTCAGCATGGATTTCCGGAATGCCTTCGGCTCATCCCCTGATATGTTTGCGACCATCGGCTACGACAGCGGCACCTTCATCACCCAATTGCTCGCCAACAGCGGCAACCCCGAACAGCTCAAAACCACCGTCCGGCAGCACGAAGGCTACCGGGGCATCGGCAAGCGGTTCGACTTCCTCAACAGTCAGATCAACAATGCCCTCATCCCCCTGCAGTTCGAGCGAAGCGGCTTCACCCGCATGCAGCTTGCGCCCGAACCGCTCTTTGACCCCAC
This genomic stretch from Cyclonatronum proteinivorum harbors:
- a CDS encoding ABC transporter substrate-binding protein translates to MGLQLPLAAQTYLPESEERFSEGMNHYRALNFERAAEAFREAGDMPEARLMLGNSLFQLNRLAEATDVLESVRSQSFGELSEEATYSLALVKLTERAYGPALELLTTLNHTFDPALAEQASGTAQQWARFLTLRQRLQALDETTDNATRIFLLETGIDVHPRDEARQLITKAMQLGLGRQETNALRSRLDNRIARNISGRTVRNGLTEYEVPEGFVYRIAVVLPQQDRAHDAFGVSRAMFNGLQLAVNEYNRTQSDTRIDLRLYDNTPPEDAPEDEPRLDAFYRTIAAQAEAWQPDMIFGPLFSDEAAVLARIGQAYEIPVMAPLANSEDLTPQNPWIFQMNPTFRERGRLMAEIAVQHLGHRKISILVDANSIGVTEAEAFRQRARELGAEIPYFIREDFQNQRFDMSPYSKLFTSDPMLLNLEEEELEDFLLTWTQSDALFMPVTGSAGRTVFELMMTQLMALRSNVQVIGSQEVGGMNLNQQAARRFRLVYSEVFDKDPEHPLADVFSMDFRNAFGSSPDMFATIGYDSGTFITQLLANSGNPEQLKTTVRQHEGYRGIGKRFDFLNSQINNALIPLQFERSGFTRMQLAPEPLFDPTELTEAAQQISTLLAELTETDSPDSILQAYYSHVRQGVQPEDERKAELFRLLQHFEPAEIPFMIRGYRIEDFE